The Lemur catta isolate mLemCat1 chromosome X, mLemCat1.pri, whole genome shotgun sequence genome has a window encoding:
- the LOC123628802 gene encoding histone H2A-Bbd type 2/3, which translates to MSGRQSRGGSSHRQSRTCRRTARAELVFSVSHMERLLREGRYGPRLSGSAPVFLAAVIQYLTAKVLELAGNEAQDSDRRRITPEMVDMVIHNNPLLSGLFRTTIVSRVAPGQE; encoded by the coding sequence ATGTCGGGCAGGCAGAGCCGTGGAGGGTCGTCCCATCGTCAGAGCCGGACCTGCCGTCGCACAGCCAGAGCTGAGCTGGTGTTCTCGGTGAGCCACATGGAGCGCCTTCTGCGGGAGGGCCGCTATGGCCCGCGGCTGAGCGGCAGTGCCCCCGTTTTCCTCGCGGCCGTCATCCAGTACCTGACGGCCAAGGTCCTGGAGCTGGCAGGCAACGAGGCCCAGGACAGCGACAGGAGGCGCATCACCCCGGAGATGGTGGACATGGTCATCCACAACAACCCGCTGCTAAGTGGCCTCTTCAGGACGACCATCGTGTCCCGGGTGGCCCCGGGCCAGGAGTAG
- the F8A1 gene encoding 40-kDa huntingtin-associated protein, with amino-acid sequence MAAAATGLGGGTGHGQDAGDFLARYRLVSNKLKKRFLRKPNVAEAGEQFGQLGRELRAQECLPYAAWCQLAVARCQQALFHGPGEALALTEAARLFLRQERDARQRLVCPAAYGEPLQAAASALGAAVRLHLELGQPAAAAALCLELAAALRDLGQPAAAAGHFQRAAQLQLPQLPLAALQALGEAASCQLLARDHDGALAVFTRMQRLAREHGGHPVQPLPPPPPPPGPQPGPGATPALPAALLPPNAGSTAPPPAALGAFSDVLVRCEVSRVLLLLLLQPPPGKLLPEHAQTLEKYSWEAFDSHGQESGGQLPEELFLLLQSLVMATHEKDTEAIKSLQVDMWPLLTAEQNHLLHLVLQEAISPSGQGI; translated from the coding sequence atggcggcggcggcgaccgGCCTGGGCGGCGGCACGGGTCACGGCCAGGATGCCGGGGACTTCCTGGCCCGGTACCGGCTGGTGTCGAACAAGCTGAAGAAGCGGTTCCTGCGGAAGCCAAACGTGGCGGAGGCCGGCGAGCAGTTCGGGCAGCTGGGCCGCGAGCTGCGCGCCCAGGAGTGCCTGCCGTACGCGGCCTGGTGCCAGCTGGCGGTGGCGCGCTGCCAGCAGGCGCTTTTCCACGGGCCCGGGGAGGCGCTGGCCCTCACCGAGGCCGCGCGCCTCTTCCTGCGGCAGGAGCGCGACGCGCGCCAGCGCCTGGTCTGCCCCGCCGCCTACGGGGAGCCGCTGCAGGCCGCCGCCAGCGCCCTGGGCGCCGCCGTGCGCCTGCACCTCGAGCTGGGCCagccggccgccgccgccgccctctGCCTCGAGCTGGCCGCCGCCCTGCGCGACCTGGGCCAGCCGGCCGCCGCCGCGGGCCACTTCCAGCGCGCCGCCCAGCTCCAGCTGCCCCAGCTGCCGCTGGCCGCGCTGCAGGCGCTCGGCGAGGCTGCCTCCTGCCAGCTGCTGGCGCGCGACCACGACGGCGCCTTGGCGGTCTTCACGCGCATGCAGCGCCTGGCGCGGGAGCACGGCGGCCATCCCGTGCAGCcactgccgccgccgccgccgccgccggggcccCAGCCGGGCCCCGGCGCGACACCCGCCCTGCCGGCCGCGCTGCTCCCTCCGAACGCCGGCTCCACGGCTCCTCCTCCCGCAGCCCTGGGCGCCTTCTCCGACGTGCTGGTCCGCTGCGAGGTGTCTCGcgtgctcctgctgctgctcctgcaaCCACCGCCCGGCAAGCTGCTGCCGGAGCACGCCCAGACCCTGGAGAAGTACTCCTGGGAGGCTTTTGACAGCCACGGGCAGGAAAGCGGTGGCCAGCTTCCCGAGGAGCTCTTTCTGCTGCTCCAGTCCCTGGTCATGGCCACCCACGAAAAGGACACGGAAGCCATCAAGTCGCTGCAGGTGGACATGTGGCCACTGTTGACTGCTGAGCAGAACCACCTGCTTCACCTCGTTCTGCAAGAAGCCATCTCCCCCTCGGGACAGGGGATCTGA